In Montipora foliosa isolate CH-2021 unplaced genomic scaffold, ASM3666993v2 scaffold_420, whole genome shotgun sequence, the following proteins share a genomic window:
- the LOC137988485 gene encoding tumor necrosis factor receptor superfamily member 14-like, protein MNVVMSALFGNQATFVLTVSFFCLYTMLNLVSGQVTSERRCRWNQLKILFPKGIECRNCPECPEGLGLVPQCGSRITTDEAVECTECQEGKSYSDTHDISSCKPCTICDPNEETISPCTRTKNAICGKCNAGYYRAVTGDCQPCSWCCADSRDDDKERECMEQSGFPANRVCRYDVNTMKCAPNVNETTSLVHPTSTVKSMNKNEVATHAMKEGTMNSKLWLLALIAFLALAMCSLVGLLCIYRKKNEIVANPLWKFCVTKTSEEQSCNTPPSPIVF, encoded by the exons ATGAACGTCGTCATGTCCGCTCTCTTTGGTAACCAGGCCACCTTTGTGCtgactgtttcttttttctgtttgtACACAATGCTCAATTTG gtttcagGGCAAGTAACATCAGAAAGAAGGTGCAGATGGAATCAACTTAAGATATTATTTCCCAAGGGAATCGAATGTCGAAACTGCCCAGAATGTCCCGAGGGTCTTGGGTTAGTCCCGCAGTGTGGATCACGCATAACGACTGATGAAGCTGTGGAATGTACTGAGTGCCAGGAAGGCAAAAGCTACTCTGACACGCACGATATATCTTCATGTAAGCCTTGCACCATCTGTGACCCTAATGAGGAAACAATCAGTCCTTGTACTCGAACAAAAAATGCAATTTGCGGGAAGTGCAATGCTGG TTACTATCGAGCGGTTACTGGAGATTGTCAACCATGCTCTTGGTGTTGTGCAGACAGCAGAGACGACGACAAAGAAAGGGAGTGTATGGAACAGTCCGGCTTTCCCGCCAATAGAGTTTGTCGCTATGATGTCAACACCATGAAGTGCGCACCAAATGTAAATGAAACAACTTCATTGGTGCACCCCACATCCACTGTGAAATCCATGAACAAAAATGAAGTTGCGACCCATGCCATGAAAGAAGGGACAATGAACAGTAAACTATGGTTGCTTGCGCTTATTGCTTTCCTTGCTTTGGCTATGTGTAGTTTGGTCGGTCTCCTGTGCATTTACCGGAAGAAGAATGAAATTGTTGCCAACCCTTTGTGGAAATTCTGTGTGACTAAAA CCAGTGAAGAGCAATCTTGCAACACTCCTCCATCTCCGATTGtgttctga